Part of the Paracoccus sp. MC1862 genome, TTACGGCGGAATCTCGGGCATCTGGGGGCCGCCGCTGATCGTCTATCTGCTGTCCATCGGGGTGTCCAAGCTGGACCAGATCCGGGTGCAGGGGGTGGTCTTCCTGGTCGGCGCGGTCGCGCTGGCGCTGGCGCATCTGGGTTCGGGCGTGCTGAACGCGCAGACGCTGCCGCTGTCGGCGCTGATGGTGGTGCCGGCGGTGATCGGGATGCAGATGGGCTTCTGGCTGCAGGACCGGCTGGATCTGGCGCAGTTCCGCCGCTGGACGCTGCTGCTGCTGGCGCTGACCTCGCTGAACCTGATCCGCCGCGGCATTGAGGTGATGGGATGACCGACGCCGCCCTGCTGACCGCCCGCCTGATCCGCCGCCCCTCGGTCACGCCCGACGCGGGACCGGCGCTGGACCTGCTGCAATCGGTGCTGGAGACTGCGGGCTTCGAGTGCCACCGGATCGACCGGAACGGCGTCCCGAACCTGTTTTCCCGCTGGGGGGCGAAGGACGCCCGCAGCTTCGGCTTCAACGGCCATGTGGACGTGGTGCCGCCGGGCGATCCGGCAAGCTGGACGCATCCGCCGTTTTCCGGCGCGCTGGTGGACGGCATGATCTGGGGCCGGGGCGCGACCGACATGAAGTCGGGGGTCGCGGCCTTTGTCGCGGCGGCGATGGATTTCGTGACCGGGACGCCCCCCGACGGCGCGGTGATCCTGACCGTCACCGGCGACGAGGAAGGTCCGTCCCGCGACGGCACCCGCGCGATCCTGGACTGGATGCGCGATGCCGGCGAGCGCATGGATGTCTGCATCGTGGGCGAGCCCTCGAATCCCGAGGCGATGGGCGAGATGATCAAGATCGGCCGCCGCGGCAGCCTGACCGCGCATCTCACCGCTGTGGGGCGGCAGGGCCACGCGGCCTATCCGCATCGTGCGCTGAACCCGCTGCATGCGCTGGTGCGGCTGCTGGGGGAACTGACGGCGCATCCGCTGGATCGGGGGACCGCGCATTTCGACCCCTCGGGGCTGCAGGTCACAACCATCGACTGCGGCAACCCGGCCTCGAACGTCATCCCCGAACGGGCCACTGCGACCGTCAACATCCGCTTCAACGACGCGCATTCCGGCGACAGCCTGACTGCCATGCTGCGCGAGCGCGCGGCGGTGGTCGAAACCGAAACCGGCGTTCGCATCGGCATCGAGGTCACGGTCAGCGGCGAGTCCTTCGTGACCAAGCCCGGCCCCTTCGTCGATCTGGTGGCGGGCGTCGTCACCGAGCATACGGGGCGCGTCCCGGTGCTGTCCACCTCGGGCGGCACCTCGGACGCGCGCTTCATCAAGGACCACTGTCCCGTGGTCGAGTTCGGCCTTGTCGGCGCCTTCATGCATCAGGTGGACGAGCGCGTCCCGGTGGAGCAGGTCCACCAGCTCAAGGCCATCTACCAGTCCATCCTGCAGCGGTATTTCGAATGAAGATCTGTGTCACCGACGATATCCCCGCCTGCTTCGCCATCCGGCGCCGCGTCTTCATCGAGGAGCAGAACGTCCCCGAAGAGATCGAACTGGACGAACATGACGCCACTGCCGTGCATCTGCTGGCGACGCAGGACGAGCGGCCTGTGGGAACTGCCCGCCTG contains:
- the dapE gene encoding succinyl-diaminopimelate desuccinylase yields the protein MTDAALLTARLIRRPSVTPDAGPALDLLQSVLETAGFECHRIDRNGVPNLFSRWGAKDARSFGFNGHVDVVPPGDPASWTHPPFSGALVDGMIWGRGATDMKSGVAAFVAAAMDFVTGTPPDGAVILTVTGDEEGPSRDGTRAILDWMRDAGERMDVCIVGEPSNPEAMGEMIKIGRRGSLTAHLTAVGRQGHAAYPHRALNPLHALVRLLGELTAHPLDRGTAHFDPSGLQVTTIDCGNPASNVIPERATATVNIRFNDAHSGDSLTAMLRERAAVVETETGVRIGIEVTVSGESFVTKPGPFVDLVAGVVTEHTGRVPVLSTSGGTSDARFIKDHCPVVEFGLVGAFMHQVDERVPVEQVHQLKAIYQSILQRYFE